From the genome of Corallococcus macrosporus DSM 14697:
GAGTACTTCCGGGCCGTGGTCCGCCAGAAGACGGAGACGCTGGCGCGGGCCCGCACGCTGTACGCGGAGCGCGACGGCGAGCTCAACGGCGTGAAGCAGTCGCTGACGCTGGCGCGCAAGGAGCTGGCGGAGTCGAAGGCCAGCATCTCCGCCTTCCAGGACGAGCTGGCCCGGGCGGCGTCGGAGTCCCAGGCCCGGCTGGCCGCCCTCCAGGAAGAGCTCACCGCGGTGGAGGCGGACCGCAAGGACCTGTCGCGCGCGTTGGCCGAGGTCGAATCCGACGTGCCGCGCCTCACATCGGAGCTCCAGGAGGAGCGCGAGGCCCGCGGCGCGGTGGCCGAGGAGCTGATTGGCGCGAAGGAAGCGCTGTCGCTGGCCCAGGACCGCGTGGCGGAGCTGGCCGCGGAGAAGTCCGAGGCCCAGGGCGCGCTGGAGGCCGTCCAGGAGCAGTACCAGCAGGCCATCGCCGACGTGGAGCGGCTGACCTCCGAGCTGGAGGCGGCCTCGGCGGAGAAGGACTCGCTGAACCTGCGCGCCGCGCAGCTCGAGGCCGCGCTGGCGGAGGCCCAGTCCGGGCTGAGCGCGCTGGAGAGCGAGAGCGACTGGTCGAAGAGCTCGCTGGAGGAGGCCCAGGGCCGCGCGAGCACGCTCGCGGCCGAGCGCGACGAGGCGCGCAAGCAGCTCTCCGTGGTGGAGGACGGGCTGCGCACCCTGCAGGAGCAGGTGGCGGAGCTGGAGCGTTCGCTGGCGCTGAAGGACGCCGAAATCGTGGGCCTGCGCGCCGCGCTCACCGCGCGCACCACCGAGGCCGCCGAGCTGCCCGCGCTGCGCCAGGCGCTGGAGGCTCGCACCGCGGAGCTGGCCCAGCTCAAGGCGAAGCGGGAGTCGGAGGCGGCCAAGGCGGCGGAGCGCTCGGAGGCGCTGGAGGAAGGGCTGGCGCAGGCCAGTGAGCGGGCGCAGGTGGCGGAGGGTGAGGCCGCCGCGCTGAAGGAGGCGCTGGAGGCCGCCGAGGTGGAGCAGGTGTCGCTGCGGGACCGCATGGAAGCGGACGCGGCGGCGCTGGGCGAGGCGGTGCAGCAGGCCGAGACGAAGGTGTCGGAGCTGACGGCCGCGGTGGAGGCGGCCCACGCGGAGCACGCGGCCATCAAGGAGCAGCTCGCCGCGGTGGAGCTGAAGGCGGCCACCAAGGACGCGGAGCGGGTGGGGCTGTCCGCCCGCGTGTCCATGCTGGAGGCGGCGTCCGGGCAGCGCGAGGCGGAGCTGGCGCGGCTGCAGGCGGAGGTGGCGAAGGCCCACGAGGCGCTGTCGCTGGAGCAGGCGCGCCGCGAGGCGGCAGAGGCCGAGCGCACCGACGCGGAGGTGGCGAAGGCCCAGGCCGAGGCCCAGGTGGAGTCGCTGACGGTGGGGCAGGGCGGCGCCGAGGCGCAGGTGGCCTCGCTCACCGAGGAGCTGGAGGCCGCGCGCGCCGAGGCGGACAAGGTGGAGCGTCTCCAGGGGCGGCTGAAGATGATGGAGGGCGCCCTGGAGGCCGCGAAGGCCCAGGCCGCTGGGGTCGGCAAGGCGGACGCGGCGCGCGCCACGGCGGAGGCGAAGCTGGCGCGGACCGAGGCGTCGCTGAAGGCGGCGGAGGAGAAGCTGTCGCAGGCGGAGGCTTCGCTGCAAGCGGAGCAGGAGGCCCGGCAGGGGCTCGAGGCGAAGCTGGCGGAGCGGCCAGCGGCGGCTTCCGACGGCGCGCCAGGGGACTGGGAAGCGGAGCGCGAGCAGCTCAAGGCGGACGCGGCCAACCTCAAGCGGAAGCTGATGGCGGCCGAGACGGCGCTCGAGAACGCGGCCGGTTACAAGGCGAAGATTGCCCGGTTGGAAGCGCAATTGAAGGGCAAGAAGTAGAGGTTTCCCCTTCATGCCTTTCGACGCTCCAGTGGATGCCCTCACGGGGATGCCGGCGGCCCGCTTCGGGCTGTACCTGCACTTCCCCTACTGCCTGGCGAAGTGCCCCTATTGCGACTTCGCGGTGGCGGTGGCGCGGCAGGTGCCGGAGGAGCGCTACGCGCGCGCGGTGCTGAAGGAGCTGGACACCCGGCTGGCCGCCGAGCCCTCGCTCGCGGGCAAGGTGCTCGACTCCATCTTCCTGGGCGGCGGCACGCCGTCCCTGTGGCACCCGCGCTACGTGGCCCAGGTGCTGGACGGCATCGCCGCGCGGCTCAAGGTGGCGCCCGGCGTGGAGGTGTCGCTGGAGGGCAACCCGGAGCGCGCGGACGCGGAGCGCTTCGCGGGCTACCGCGCGGCGGGGGTGAACCGGCTGTCGCTGGGCGTGCAGTCCTTCCAGCCGGAGACGCTCAAGGCGCTGGGGCGCGCGCACGACGCGGCCATGGTGGAAGGGGCCGTGGACGCGGCCCGGCGCGCGGGCTTCCCGGTGGTGGCCATGGACTTCATCTATGGCGTGCACGGGCAGACGGTGGCGCAGGTGGAGGCGGACGCGCGTCGGGCGGTGGCGCTCTCCCCGGAGCACCTGTCCACCTACGCGCTGACGGTGGAGCGTGACGTGCTGGCGGAGGACACGCCCCTGTCGAAGCGGCTCAAGCGCGGCGAGCTGGCGCTGCCGCCCGACGACACCGTGGTCGACATGGCGCGCGTGGTGCGCGAGGTGTACGGCGCGGCGGGCCTGCACCGCTACGAGGTCTCCAACCACGCGCGGCCGGGGTACAGCTCGCGCCACAACGCGCTGTACTGGACGGGCGGGGAGTACCTGGCGCTCGGCGTGGGGGCCACGGGCATGCTGCTGTCGCCCGAGCCGCACCGGTACGTGAATCTGCGCGGCGCGGAGCGCTACCTCGTGGAGGCGGAGGCGGGGCGGCTGCCCGAGGACAGCCGGGAGCCCCTGGGGCCCGAGGAGCTGTTCGCGGAGCGGCTGGCCATGGGGCTGCGGCTGGTGTCGGGCGTGGACTGGGAGGCCGTCTGCGAGCGATACGGGCAGCCGGTGGCGCCCCGCCGGGCGGAAGTCGCGCGGCTGGTGGAGCACGGCTTCGCGACGCTGCGGGACGGGCGTCTGGCATTGACGGAGAAGGGCGCGGACGTCCATAGCGCCGTGTGCGCGCGGCTGCTCTAGGGCGGCGCCCAGCGGAACGGATTCGAGAGGCGTATGAGCAAGTGGATTCTGTGGCTGTTCCTCACCCTGCTGACGGGCAGCCCGCTGCTGTCGCTGGGCCTCATCATCGTCATCATCTTCGTGGCGGACCGCTTCACCTGGCAGGTGCTGCCCAGCCCCGTGCGCCTGCTCAAGCGCTTCCAGCGCGCGGGGCAGCTCGCGGGCACCCTCCTCACCAACCCGCATGAGCGGCGCGCGCGGCACGAGCTGGCGGACATCCGCGTGGCGCAGCGCCGCTACGCCGAGGCGGTGGACATCCTCAAGCCCAACCTGGAGGCGGGCGACGAGGACGTGGACACGCTGTACCTGCTGGGCGTGGCCTACCTGGGCGCCGGTGACGCCCAGCGCGGGGAGCTGCTGCTGGACGAGGCGGCGAAGCTGGACCCGGACCACAAGCTGGGCGCCATCGACCTGGAGCGGGGCCGCTTCCGGCTGAAGCGCGGCGACGTGGCGGGCGCGGTGGAGGCGCTGGAGCGCTACTGCCAGGTGCGGCACGGCACGGTGGAGGGCCGCTACCTGCTGGCCAGGGCCCTGGCCAGGGTGGGCCGGGCCGAGGACGCGAAGCGGATGCGCGAGCGGGCCTGGATGGAGTACGTGGCGGCCCCCCGCTTCCAGCGCCGCCGGGAGCGCAAGTGGGCCTGGCGCGCGCGGCCCAGCCGCCCCCTGATGTACGCGGCGGCCTTCGCCCTGGTGATGGGCCTGCTGGCGTCCATGCTGCCCCGGTTCGGAATGACCCCGGAGCCGGGCTACGGCGACCGCTACCGCTACGACGCGTATGGCGAGCCCCACCGCGCGTCGGGGATGGAGGAGTACCAGGGCGAGTAGCTAGGCTGTGGGCCCATGTTCCCCACGCCGTCGCAGGTCCTCCGCCAGCGGGAAGGTGTCCTGGCCGATACGCCGTTCCCCCTGCTGCTCCACGCGCTGATGGCGGAGGAGCGCACCTGCACGCTGGAATTGAAGGTGCGCCAGCGGGAGAAGCGCATCGTCTTCGAGGACGGCGCGCCGGTGGCGTGCCAGTCCAACCTCCTCCACGAGACGCTGGGCAAGTACCTGGTGGAGAAGGGCAAGCTGACGGAGACGGACTACCAGAAGGCGCTGGCGGAGAGCATCTCCGCGGAGGTGCCGCTGAGTGGGCTGCTGGTGCAGAAGGGGCTCATCAGCCCCTTCGACTTGTACAAGCAATTGCAGGCGAACCTGGCGCACAAGCTGCTGGACTGCTTCCGCTGGGTGGACGCGAAGTACCGGCTCATCGCGGACGTGGAGCCGCCGGACGCCAGCGTGCGGACCAACACCGGCCAGCTCATCCTCACGGGCGTGGCCAACGTGATGCCCTTCGACGCGGTGGCCACGCACTTCACCTTCACGGACGAGCGCCGCTTCGGGCAGATGCCGGGCACGGAGGCGGGCCTGAAGCTGTCCTCGAAGGACGCGCGCCTGTTCCAGGCGCTCCGGCTGCGGCCCACCTTCAGTGAGCTGATGGAGCGCACCGGCTTCGACACGGAGGTGGTGCTCCGGCGGCTGTACGCGCTGTGCCTGCTGGAGGTCGCCGGCTTCGTGGAGGACGTGGACGCGAAGGCGGCCCGGCTGAGCGCGGAGCGGGCCGCCGCGCCTGTCGCCACGCCTGTCCCCGAACCCGTGGCGCCTCCGGTGGCCGCGCCGGCGCCGCAGGGGACGCCGTTCTCCGACGAGGACGAGGCGGCCCGCAACGCCCTGGTGAGCGCCTTCATGTCCCACCGGAGCAAGGACCCCTTCACGCTGCTGGACGTGCCCGAGGACGTGCAGCCGGTGCCGCTGCGCAAGGCCTTCCTGGCCCTGGCGGACCGGTTCGCGCCGCTGCGCTTCCACACGCCGGAGTTGCGCGAGAAGGCGGAGGTGCTGCTGGCGGCCCATGCGAAGGCGTTTGGCGCGCTGTCGGACGCGGAGCAGAACCTGCTGTGGCGCAAGCGACGCGCGGCGCACCGGGAGAAGGACCGGGGCACGCGGCC
Proteins encoded in this window:
- a CDS encoding plectin 1 isoform 8; the protein is MPMGGSPEDKLEYFRAVVRQKTETLARARTLYAERDGELNGVKQSLTLARKELAESKASISAFQDELARAASESQARLAALQEELTAVEADRKDLSRALAEVESDVPRLTSELQEEREARGAVAEELIGAKEALSLAQDRVAELAAEKSEAQGALEAVQEQYQQAIADVERLTSELEAASAEKDSLNLRAAQLEAALAEAQSGLSALESESDWSKSSLEEAQGRASTLAAERDEARKQLSVVEDGLRTLQEQVAELERSLALKDAEIVGLRAALTARTTEAAELPALRQALEARTAELAQLKAKRESEAAKAAERSEALEEGLAQASERAQVAEGEAAALKEALEAAEVEQVSLRDRMEADAAALGEAVQQAETKVSELTAAVEAAHAEHAAIKEQLAAVELKAATKDAERVGLSARVSMLEAASGQREAELARLQAEVAKAHEALSLEQARREAAEAERTDAEVAKAQAEAQVESLTVGQGGAEAQVASLTEELEAARAEADKVERLQGRLKMMEGALEAAKAQAAGVGKADAARATAEAKLARTEASLKAAEEKLSQAEASLQAEQEARQGLEAKLAERPAAASDGAPGDWEAEREQLKADAANLKRKLMAAETALENAAGYKAKIARLEAQLKGKK
- a CDS encoding DUF4388 domain-containing protein; this translates as MFPTPSQVLRQREGVLADTPFPLLLHALMAEERTCTLELKVRQREKRIVFEDGAPVACQSNLLHETLGKYLVEKGKLTETDYQKALAESISAEVPLSGLLVQKGLISPFDLYKQLQANLAHKLLDCFRWVDAKYRLIADVEPPDASVRTNTGQLILTGVANVMPFDAVATHFTFTDERRFGQMPGTEAGLKLSSKDARLFQALRLRPTFSELMERTGFDTEVVLRRLYALCLLEVAGFVEDVDAKAARLSAERAAAPVATPVPEPVAPPVAAPAPQGTPFSDEDEAARNALVSAFMSHRSKDPFTLLDVPEDVQPVPLRKAFLALADRFAPLRFHTPELREKAEVLLAAHAKAFGALSDAEQNLLWRKRRAAHREKDRGTRPTTAEQFRIRTDLLDATTQFDEAKRRLAARNHAGAFEYFEYACDIDPKPLYQAWRAYARYLMKPEAHGRLAQQELQEVLRQEPALEEGWAFLGEVAQGEGQWSQAEDAFRKAFKLNPKNRRYVELIQEIVRRR
- a CDS encoding tetratricopeptide repeat protein yields the protein MSKWILWLFLTLLTGSPLLSLGLIIVIIFVADRFTWQVLPSPVRLLKRFQRAGQLAGTLLTNPHERRARHELADIRVAQRRYAEAVDILKPNLEAGDEDVDTLYLLGVAYLGAGDAQRGELLLDEAAKLDPDHKLGAIDLERGRFRLKRGDVAGAVEALERYCQVRHGTVEGRYLLARALARVGRAEDAKRMRERAWMEYVAAPRFQRRRERKWAWRARPSRPLMYAAAFALVMGLLASMLPRFGMTPEPGYGDRYRYDAYGEPHRASGMEEYQGE
- the hemW gene encoding radical SAM family heme chaperone HemW; amino-acid sequence: MPFDAPVDALTGMPAARFGLYLHFPYCLAKCPYCDFAVAVARQVPEERYARAVLKELDTRLAAEPSLAGKVLDSIFLGGGTPSLWHPRYVAQVLDGIAARLKVAPGVEVSLEGNPERADAERFAGYRAAGVNRLSLGVQSFQPETLKALGRAHDAAMVEGAVDAARRAGFPVVAMDFIYGVHGQTVAQVEADARRAVALSPEHLSTYALTVERDVLAEDTPLSKRLKRGELALPPDDTVVDMARVVREVYGAAGLHRYEVSNHARPGYSSRHNALYWTGGEYLALGVGATGMLLSPEPHRYVNLRGAERYLVEAEAGRLPEDSREPLGPEELFAERLAMGLRLVSGVDWEAVCERYGQPVAPRRAEVARLVEHGFATLRDGRLALTEKGADVHSAVCARLL